The following proteins come from a genomic window of Gottfriedia acidiceleris:
- a CDS encoding YczE/YyaS/YitT family protein codes for MKYVFYVLGILILTLGISINILSNLGTSPFDALLVGLSNNVGLTVGSWEIIIALLLICINSFLKRQRPELLGLVTAFITGIGIDMWLYLLNNLVTPEIWFSKTAYYSFGLVISGLGTATYLHTNFAPIPVDRLTLILQELTRTTIFFSKTVIYLIFLIAAFISNGPIGIGTILTVCFGGLILNFFMPLSKKFLDRVLSQHSASSNVEKEKNLSI; via the coding sequence CTGAAATATGTTTTTTACGTTTTAGGAATATTAATATTAACCTTAGGAATTTCAATCAATATACTATCTAACCTTGGAACTTCACCTTTTGATGCACTCTTAGTGGGGTTATCGAATAATGTGGGGCTGACTGTCGGAAGTTGGGAAATCATCATTGCTTTACTACTAATTTGTATAAATTCTTTTTTAAAAAGACAAAGACCAGAATTATTAGGATTAGTAACTGCCTTTATTACGGGTATCGGAATTGATATGTGGCTTTATTTATTAAACAATTTAGTAACGCCTGAAATTTGGTTTAGCAAAACAGCCTATTATAGTTTCGGATTAGTTATTTCAGGACTCGGAACTGCAACCTATTTACACACAAACTTTGCACCGATTCCAGTAGATCGATTAACTTTAATCTTACAAGAATTAACTAGAACAACTATCTTTTTTTCGAAAACAGTAATTTATCTTATTTTCTTAATAGCTGCATTCATTTCAAATGGGCCAATCGGCATTGGGACGATACTAACCGTTTGTTTTGGAGGGTTAATCCTTAATTTCTTTATGCCACTTTCAAAAAAATTTTTAGACCGAGTACTTTCTCAACATAGTGCATCTTCTAACGTTGAAAAAGAGAAAAATCTTTCTATATAG
- a CDS encoding YeiH family protein — translation MIYGIAFTFIIAVVGFLLAKLPGFDHVGPLACAILLALVYRQFFGYPEKLRAGIQFSSKRLLRFAIILYGLKLNMVVIFSDGLPLLLRGMGTIIFSIFVLMAIAKWLKADLNLSLLLSIGTGICGAAAIAAISPIIKAKDDDTAMAVGIIALVGTIFSIIYTLIYPLLPISPTEYGAWVGISLHEIAHVALAAAPAGQDALAHALLAKLARVFLLIPVCFILLFWMKRKGKLNGEAKLEFPWFLIGFVIMSFVGSYILGQKIPVSNKTMSEIAVFTSFILTMSMTGLGLNINLKELRTKSIRPLIAIVITSILLSLVTFFSI, via the coding sequence ATGATCTATGGGATAGCTTTTACATTCATCATAGCTGTTGTAGGTTTTCTATTGGCAAAGTTACCAGGGTTCGATCATGTTGGACCACTTGCATGTGCCATTTTGCTTGCTTTAGTTTATAGACAATTTTTTGGTTATCCTGAAAAACTGCGCGCGGGAATTCAATTTTCTTCAAAAAGACTTTTAAGATTTGCCATCATACTGTACGGATTAAAATTAAACATGGTTGTCATTTTTAGTGATGGTTTGCCTTTATTACTGAGAGGCATGGGAACTATCATATTTTCGATTTTCGTTCTTATGGCTATAGCAAAATGGCTTAAAGCAGATCTTAATCTATCTCTATTATTAAGTATTGGGACCGGTATTTGTGGAGCTGCTGCCATTGCAGCGATATCGCCTATTATTAAAGCAAAAGATGATGACACTGCTATGGCCGTTGGGATCATCGCATTAGTAGGCACAATCTTTTCCATCATCTATACTTTAATTTATCCTTTATTACCAATTAGTCCAACTGAATATGGAGCATGGGTCGGAATAAGCCTTCATGAGATTGCACATGTAGCTTTAGCAGCTGCACCTGCAGGTCAGGATGCGCTTGCTCACGCATTACTAGCCAAACTTGCCCGAGTATTTCTATTGATTCCTGTTTGTTTTATCCTTTTATTTTGGATGAAACGAAAAGGAAAATTAAACGGAGAAGCAAAACTGGAGTTCCCATGGTTCTTAATCGGCTTTGTTATTATGAGCTTTGTTGGAAGCTACATCCTTGGTCAAAAAATTCCGGTATCAAATAAAACGATGTCAGAAATTGCTGTTTTTACTTCATTTATTTTAACAATGTCTATGACTGGTTTAGGATTAAATATTAATTTAAAAGAATTACGTACTAAATCGATTCGTCCGCTTATCGCAATCGTCATTACATCAATACTCTTATCTTTGGTAACATTTTTTAGTATATAG
- a CDS encoding putative protein N(5)-glutamine methyltransferase, with protein sequence MIIIVKQNEINSSEQIKNSITEQLWNAGCVFAEEEALLLISEADTLEELLTMVNLRVSGSPLEYILGWGEFYGNRIAVVPGVFVPRRRTEFLAQKAIELSVPGVKVVDLCCGSGAVGVAISKAVGLVSLYAVDIDPTAVQCAQYNVSKLGGLVYEGDLYNPLPPQLLGNVDIIVANAPYVPTEAIKSLPQEARLYEPKVALDGGKDGNDIHRKVAENASLWLTSGGHLLIETSKIQASQTVEIFTQCGLIAGLAHNNELDATVVIGTKTP encoded by the coding sequence GTGATTATTATAGTAAAACAAAATGAAATTAATAGTAGTGAACAAATTAAAAATAGTATAACTGAGCAACTTTGGAACGCCGGTTGCGTTTTTGCAGAAGAAGAGGCTCTGCTTCTCATTTCTGAAGCGGATACTTTGGAAGAACTTTTAACAATGGTAAATCTTCGAGTATCTGGCTCACCATTAGAATACATCCTAGGTTGGGGGGAGTTTTATGGCAATAGGATTGCAGTAGTCCCAGGTGTTTTTGTTCCTCGCCGTCGGACAGAGTTTCTTGCTCAAAAGGCTATTGAATTGTCTGTACCTGGTGTCAAAGTAGTTGATCTTTGTTGTGGTTCTGGTGCAGTAGGTGTAGCAATTTCCAAGGCAGTAGGGTTGGTTTCGTTGTATGCGGTCGATATTGATCCTACTGCAGTTCAGTGTGCCCAGTACAATGTTTCTAAACTAGGAGGTCTTGTATATGAAGGTGATCTTTATAATCCATTGCCACCTCAATTACTTGGGAATGTTGATATTATAGTAGCGAACGCACCATATGTTCCAACTGAGGCAATAAAGTCACTCCCTCAGGAGGCAAGGCTTTATGAGCCAAAAGTGGCACTTGATGGTGGTAAGGATGGAAATGATATTCATCGAAAAGTGGCAGAAAATGCGTCTCTCTGGTTAACTTCAGGCGGGCATTTATTAATAGAGACTAGCAAAATTCAGGCTTCTCAAACAGTTGAAATCTTTACTCAATGTGGACTAATAGCCGGGTTAGCACACAATAATGAATTGGACGCCACAGTCGTAATTGGCACAAAAACGCCATGA
- a CDS encoding TetR/AcrR family transcriptional regulator, with amino-acid sequence MEQIKRPLGRPPQDSKKKPTKTTIVENAVQLFLQNGYQLVSMDDVAMKCGVTKATVYYYYPTKADLFTDAMVQMMLRISDRIAEILSKDKSLKENLNEMVKVHLRATFEIDLKAFTKEAKVSLSDEQLQQMNKAEEMMYNVIEKAMETAIENGEIPKGNPKFYTQLFLAILSVGNFRDTDQNSIFSTIDEMAEHIIDFFWNGIMHNK; translated from the coding sequence TTGGAACAAATTAAACGGCCTCTTGGAAGACCACCACAGGATTCGAAAAAAAAGCCTACAAAAACAACAATTGTTGAAAATGCAGTCCAATTGTTCCTTCAAAACGGATATCAATTAGTTTCCATGGATGACGTAGCTATGAAGTGTGGAGTGACCAAAGCAACGGTTTATTATTATTATCCAACAAAAGCAGATCTCTTTACGGATGCAATGGTTCAAATGATGCTTCGAATAAGTGATCGAATTGCTGAGATTTTATCTAAAGATAAATCGTTAAAAGAAAATCTCAACGAAATGGTAAAAGTCCATTTAAGAGCAACTTTTGAAATTGATTTAAAAGCTTTTACGAAAGAAGCGAAAGTCTCTTTATCAGATGAGCAATTACAACAGATGAATAAAGCGGAAGAAATGATGTATAATGTGATCGAAAAAGCAATGGAAACGGCAATAGAGAATGGAGAAATACCTAAAGGTAATCCAAAATTCTATACCCAATTGTTCTTAGCAATTTTATCAGTTGGAAATTTTAGGGATACAGATCAAAATTCAATTTTCTCTACAATAGATGAAATGGCTGAACACATAATAGACTTCTTTTGGAATGGAATAATGCACAATAAATAA
- a CDS encoding GNAT family N-acetyltransferase: MNTKKIKNEEELKIAFAIRNDIFVKEQGVPLEDEFDQYDKLNGNCEHILVHYNEQPVGTGRIRFIDGVGKLERICILESFRKFGLGKNIINALEEIAEEQGASQVKLHGQTHAEGFYKKLGYRTSSDVFIEDGIPHILMLKNLTK, encoded by the coding sequence ATGAATACAAAAAAAATCAAGAATGAAGAAGAACTAAAAATAGCATTTGCAATAAGAAACGATATATTTGTGAAGGAACAAGGTGTACCTCTAGAAGATGAATTTGATCAATACGACAAATTAAATGGCAATTGCGAACACATATTAGTTCATTACAATGAACAACCAGTCGGAACAGGAAGAATTAGGTTTATTGATGGAGTAGGTAAATTGGAAAGAATCTGTATCCTGGAGTCTTTCCGAAAATTTGGTCTTGGCAAAAACATTATTAATGCTTTAGAAGAAATTGCGGAAGAACAAGGAGCTTCGCAAGTAAAATTGCATGGTCAAACACATGCGGAAGGTTTTTATAAAAAACTTGGTTATCGAACTTCTTCCGATGTCTTTATAGAAGACGGTATCCCTCATATTCTAATGCTAAAAAACCTAACTAAATGA
- a CDS encoding GNAT family N-acetyltransferase, protein MTINITKCGSKDSHKLQQIGYETFNETFKHQNTLENMNAYLEKAFNLNQIEEELLNQSSQFFFIYFNQTIAGYLKVNIDDAQSEEMGDESLEIERIYIKKEFQKHGLGKFLFYKAIEIAEELNKKKIWLGVWEKNENAIAFYKKMGFVQNGSHSFYMGDEEQIDFIMTKTLGLSKKA, encoded by the coding sequence ATGACGATCAATATAACCAAGTGTGGTTCTAAGGATTCGCACAAACTTCAACAAATCGGTTATGAAACGTTTAATGAGACATTTAAGCATCAAAATACACTAGAAAATATGAATGCTTATTTAGAAAAAGCGTTTAATTTAAATCAAATCGAAGAAGAATTGTTAAATCAGTCTTCGCAATTCTTTTTCATTTATTTTAATCAAACCATCGCTGGATATTTAAAGGTTAATATAGATGATGCCCAATCTGAAGAAATGGGTGATGAGTCACTTGAAATCGAGAGGATATATATAAAGAAGGAGTTTCAAAAACACGGTCTTGGAAAATTTCTGTTTTATAAAGCCATAGAAATTGCGGAGGAACTTAATAAAAAGAAAATCTGGCTAGGCGTATGGGAAAAAAACGAAAATGCAATCGCATTTTATAAAAAAATGGGATTTGTTCAAAATGGGTCACACTCATTTTATATGGGTGATGAAGAACAAATAGACTTTATTATGACTAAAACACTTGGGTTATCCAAAAAAGCTTGA
- a CDS encoding MarR family winged helix-turn-helix transcriptional regulator — protein sequence MKEILREIGMIARALDSISNIEFKEHDLTKGQYLYLVRIAENPGIIQEKLAEMIKVDRTTAARAIKKLEMNGFIEKKEDKENKKIKKLFATEKGETVYPFIKRENDYSNIVALEGLSEIEVETIFTLLQKVRKNVEKEWEFVKKGNKRNY from the coding sequence ATGAAGGAAATTCTTCGTGAAATTGGAATGATCGCAAGGGCTCTAGATTCGATTAGTAATATTGAATTTAAAGAGCATGACCTTACAAAAGGGCAGTATTTATATCTAGTGCGAATTGCTGAAAATCCAGGGATCATTCAAGAAAAATTGGCTGAGATGATAAAAGTAGATCGAACTACAGCAGCGCGTGCTATAAAAAAACTTGAAATGAATGGATTTATTGAAAAGAAAGAGGATAAAGAGAACAAAAAAATAAAAAAACTCTTTGCAACTGAAAAAGGGGAAACTGTTTATCCATTTATAAAAAGAGAAAACGATTATTCTAATATCGTTGCTCTAGAGGGATTGTCCGAGATAGAAGTTGAAACCATTTTTACTCTACTTCAAAAGGTTAGAAAAAATGTAGAAAAAGAATGGGAATTTGTAAAAAAGGGAAACAAGAGAAATTATTGA
- a CDS encoding transposase yields MKTLIFCSIIFFPIIMIGLSRFNRIFNTIFNLIAIISYEVFGGISAIAIYEIIKHDVVFMTNIHAVFLNIYFLIAGSYLGIYGLYQLMNLMMKQLNQTNK; encoded by the coding sequence TTGAAAACTTTAATATTTTGTTCAATAATTTTTTTTCCTATTATTATGATTGGGTTATCTAGGTTTAATCGAATATTTAACACAATCTTTAATTTGATCGCAATCATTTCTTATGAAGTATTTGGGGGAATTTCAGCAATCGCAATTTATGAGATTATAAAACATGATGTTGTTTTTATGACCAATATTCATGCTGTATTTCTTAATATTTATTTTTTAATTGCTGGTTCTTACTTAGGTATATATGGCCTATATCAATTGATGAATCTGATGATGAAACAGCTTAATCAAACTAACAAGTAA
- a CDS encoding DUF421 domain-containing protein — protein MIGTIDVIIRTLSAFILLICITHILGKQTISKMTYHDYITSITIGSIAGNLAFNTSIRFSNFITALIILCTFLFLATLVSLKNKKARAIFNGEPTVVIQDGKILEKNIEKLKVTMDSFNQALRRRDIFDIDEVEFAVFEPDGHLSILKKPLYRFVTREDLGISSRSKSDFPIEIIMDGQIIDKNITQNNLTKAWIFTEIEQRSLKLADVSYCVRGTNGQLYFDLYKDQINSPVDIEE, from the coding sequence ATGATTGGAACAATTGATGTCATAATTCGAACTCTTTCAGCATTTATTTTACTTATCTGTATTACCCACATATTAGGAAAACAAACAATTTCAAAGATGACTTACCATGACTATATTACTTCTATAACAATAGGTTCTATTGCAGGTAATTTAGCGTTTAATACGTCTATAAGATTTAGTAACTTCATAACTGCATTAATCATTCTTTGTACTTTTTTATTCCTTGCTACTTTAGTTTCATTAAAAAATAAAAAAGCAAGAGCCATCTTCAATGGAGAACCTACTGTTGTTATACAAGATGGAAAGATTCTTGAAAAAAACATAGAAAAACTAAAAGTTACAATGGATTCATTCAATCAAGCTCTAAGAAGAAGAGATATATTTGATATAGATGAGGTAGAATTCGCAGTTTTTGAACCTGATGGACATTTATCTATATTAAAGAAACCGTTATATCGTTTTGTAACTAGAGAAGATTTGGGAATTTCTAGTCGTTCCAAATCTGATTTCCCAATTGAAATCATTATGGATGGTCAAATTATTGATAAAAACATCACTCAAAACAATTTAACAAAGGCTTGGATCTTCACTGAAATTGAGCAGCGAAGCTTGAAATTAGCTGATGTTTCATATTGTGTTCGCGGAACGAATGGTCAACTGTATTTTGATTTATACAAAGATCAGATTAACTCACCTGTTGATATAGAAGAATAG
- a CDS encoding DUF2179 domain-containing protein: protein MKDILLILLLQLIYVPVLTLRTIFLVKGLSGSAALFGFLEAIIYVFGLSLVFSGDQSTLSMIVYAVGFGIGILLGSYVENRLAIGYTTLVVNLTNKNKLLINRLREEGFGVTVFQGEGRDSERYHLDILTKRNREPELMDLIEQYEPSAFIISYEARRFKGGFLLNSMKKAKQKKSNIL, encoded by the coding sequence TTGAAAGATATTTTACTAATATTATTATTGCAATTGATTTATGTACCTGTCTTAACATTGAGAACTATTTTCCTAGTCAAAGGGTTGAGTGGATCTGCTGCGCTTTTTGGTTTTTTGGAAGCAATTATTTATGTATTTGGATTATCGCTTGTTTTTTCTGGAGATCAAAGTACATTATCAATGATTGTTTATGCAGTTGGATTTGGAATTGGCATTCTACTTGGGAGTTACGTTGAAAATCGCTTAGCGATCGGATACACGACTTTAGTAGTTAATTTAACGAATAAAAATAAATTGCTAATTAACCGACTTCGTGAGGAAGGATTCGGTGTGACAGTGTTCCAAGGCGAAGGAAGGGATAGCGAGCGTTATCATTTGGATATATTGACAAAACGTAATAGAGAACCTGAACTCATGGATCTTATAGAGCAGTATGAACCAAGTGCCTTTATTATTTCGTATGAAGCGAGAAGGTTTAAGGGTGGATTTTTATTAAATTCAATGAAGAAAGCAAAACAGAAGAAATCGAATATATTATAG
- a CDS encoding MMPL family transporter, which yields MKQHPFHSWGKFVSSKRTRWITLLVWVLLTVVLSFTFPSVNEVENNTADNLPKQSMSQKADQLIKKEFPTDSGNPLLIVWNRKEGLNEEDYKVIQTVYKELRNNPLKNQLTSPSYDLMPIQAIKRSSSEDGSTIITAVLFDKKADDQVLQKNINLLEKQIKNHTGDDPVKRKLTESGLKVRFSGPVGIQTDAVSLFSQADVKLLLSTVSLVLVFLILLYRSPIMAIVPLIVVGFAYGIVNPLLGFLGDNGIITVDSQAVSIMTVLLFGAGTDYCLFLISRYREYLLLEENKYKALQLAIRESSGAISMSALTVVIGLGTLLLAQYGAFHRFAVPFSLAVLIMGIASITILPALLSIFGRVSFFPFIPRTEEMEALRAKKKGKSIKKSKIKVTFNQKIGKVVTHKPWTIILVSIFLLGGLALFVPRVQYTYDLLQSFPKDMPSREGFDLISDHYSSGLLAPVKVIIDTENKNIPVKKELESLSFVKDVSDPITGKNNKKLQLYEISLVDNPYSIKGLERIPQLEKKIKKLLNEYDIQQVNKHYWIGGETVTNLDTKNITERDESVIIPVMIGLIALLLLAYLRSFTAMIYLILTVILSYLSALGAGWLILHYGFGASAIQGSIPLYSFVFLVALGEDYNIFMVSEIWKNKKKQTHREAVSNGVAKTGAVISSAGLILAGTFLVLATLPIQVLVQFGIVTCIGVLIDTFIVRPLLVPAITTVLGRFAYWPGELSRKEYDSKLEKQIEK from the coding sequence ATGAAACAGCACCCCTTTCATTCTTGGGGCAAATTTGTAAGTAGTAAACGTACAAGATGGATAACATTGTTGGTATGGGTTTTATTAACGGTTGTATTATCATTTACTTTTCCATCTGTAAATGAAGTAGAAAACAATACTGCAGATAACTTACCTAAGCAATCCATGTCTCAAAAAGCGGATCAGCTAATAAAAAAAGAATTTCCAACTGATTCTGGAAATCCTTTATTAATTGTTTGGAACCGTAAAGAGGGATTAAATGAGGAAGATTACAAAGTCATTCAAACTGTTTATAAAGAACTTAGAAATAATCCATTAAAAAATCAATTAACATCACCGTCATATGATTTAATGCCTATCCAGGCAATTAAACGAAGTTCTTCAGAGGATGGTTCAACAATCATTACAGCCGTTCTTTTTGATAAAAAAGCAGATGATCAAGTCCTACAAAAAAATATCAACTTATTAGAAAAACAAATCAAAAATCATACTGGTGATGACCCAGTAAAACGAAAATTAACAGAATCTGGTCTAAAAGTCCGCTTTTCTGGCCCGGTTGGTATTCAAACAGACGCTGTAAGTTTATTTTCACAAGCTGATGTTAAACTGTTATTATCAACTGTATCACTTGTATTAGTTTTCTTAATCCTTTTATATCGTTCGCCAATTATGGCAATTGTCCCGTTAATAGTCGTTGGTTTCGCATATGGAATTGTAAATCCATTATTAGGTTTTTTAGGTGATAACGGTATTATAACCGTGGATTCCCAAGCCGTTTCGATTATGACAGTTTTATTATTTGGTGCAGGTACTGATTATTGTTTATTTTTAATATCTAGATATCGTGAATATTTACTTTTGGAAGAAAATAAATATAAAGCACTTCAGCTCGCGATTAGAGAATCAAGTGGAGCCATCTCAATGAGTGCTTTAACGGTCGTTATTGGATTAGGTACACTCTTATTAGCTCAATATGGTGCTTTCCATCGTTTCGCAGTACCATTTAGTTTGGCAGTCCTTATTATGGGTATTGCTTCAATCACAATTCTACCTGCCCTACTTTCTATATTTGGTAGAGTTTCATTTTTCCCTTTCATTCCAAGAACAGAGGAAATGGAAGCATTAAGAGCTAAGAAAAAAGGGAAATCAATTAAGAAATCAAAAATCAAAGTAACATTTAATCAAAAAATAGGAAAAGTAGTTACTCATAAACCTTGGACAATTATTCTAGTCTCGATTTTTCTCTTAGGAGGGCTAGCTTTATTTGTACCTCGAGTACAATACACATACGATTTACTTCAATCATTTCCTAAAGATATGCCTTCAAGAGAAGGTTTTGATTTAATATCTGACCATTATTCATCAGGTTTATTAGCACCAGTTAAAGTTATAATCGATACAGAAAATAAAAATATCCCTGTAAAAAAAGAATTAGAATCACTTTCATTCGTCAAAGATGTGTCTGATCCGATTACAGGTAAAAATAATAAAAAATTACAATTATATGAAATTTCTTTAGTCGATAATCCATATTCTATTAAAGGATTAGAGAGAATACCTCAACTAGAAAAGAAAATAAAGAAACTATTGAACGAATATGATATCCAACAAGTAAATAAGCATTACTGGATTGGTGGAGAAACAGTAACGAATTTAGATACAAAAAATATAACTGAGCGTGATGAATCCGTGATTATTCCGGTAATGATCGGGTTAATTGCATTATTACTGTTAGCTTATTTACGTTCCTTTACAGCGATGATTTACTTAATCCTAACCGTCATATTATCTTATCTTTCAGCATTAGGTGCAGGCTGGCTAATTCTTCACTACGGATTTGGGGCTAGCGCTATACAGGGATCGATTCCATTATATTCCTTTGTATTTTTAGTAGCATTAGGTGAAGATTACAATATATTCATGGTTTCCGAAATATGGAAAAATAAGAAGAAACAAACTCATCGCGAAGCAGTATCAAATGGCGTCGCAAAAACCGGGGCTGTTATTTCATCAGCAGGATTAATCTTAGCTGGTACATTCCTAGTGTTAGCAACACTACCTATTCAAGTATTAGTTCAATTTGGAATTGTTACTTGTATTGGAGTATTAATTGATACATTCATCGTTCGTCCACTTTTAGTTCCAGCAATTACTACCGTATTAGGTAGATTTGCATATTGGCCAGGTGAACTTTCGAGAAAAGAGTATGATTCAAAACTAGAAAAGCAAATAGAAAAATAA
- a CDS encoding cation:proton antiporter, which produces MEHGLLEVSNVIIGEFLILLLIGVISWLAANKFNKPYTIFLVIIGLVIGLMNIDFLDKIADLFTKSETFSLIVLGLFLPSLLGEASMKFEYKEIKKYKHEILRLALLGTFLTFVLVAVALVYICKLPVVVSFTIASLMCATDPISVMGMFKIYNVKKSIAASLEGESLFNDGIAVVFFKISTVFLLSYINMGLSGIGAGILLFLKVVLIGAVIGLILGFLASYMISFVDNYPLETMVSFLLFYGSYLLSEHFHGSGVIAVVIGGIVFGNYGKKIGMSAVTEDYIASFWDIVSFVGNTILFLLIGLVVYRLDVFSNWKVSLITILIVLIARTIAVNISLLKIKTFTNNEKFLINWGGLKGALSIALALTLPADFPYRENILLIVYTNVVFSLLIQGLSIPRVIMYIKNKEKVRQ; this is translated from the coding sequence ATGGAACACGGATTGTTAGAAGTTTCAAACGTGATTATAGGAGAATTCTTAATATTACTCTTAATTGGTGTGATATCTTGGTTGGCTGCAAATAAATTTAATAAACCTTATACAATATTTCTAGTCATTATTGGTTTAGTAATTGGCCTTATGAATATTGATTTTTTAGATAAAATTGCCGACCTATTTACCAAAAGTGAGACGTTTTCATTAATCGTTCTTGGTCTTTTTTTACCTTCGCTTCTTGGAGAGGCTTCGATGAAGTTTGAATATAAAGAAATTAAAAAATATAAACATGAAATTCTAAGGTTAGCTCTTTTAGGTACATTCTTAACATTTGTACTTGTTGCTGTTGCTTTAGTATATATTTGTAAGTTACCAGTAGTAGTATCTTTTACGATTGCTTCTCTTATGTGTGCAACTGATCCTATTTCAGTTATGGGAATGTTTAAGATCTACAATGTAAAGAAAAGTATTGCAGCTAGTTTAGAAGGAGAAAGCCTGTTTAATGATGGAATAGCAGTTGTGTTTTTTAAAATATCGACCGTATTCCTATTAAGTTACATTAACATGGGATTATCAGGTATAGGAGCTGGTATTTTATTATTTCTCAAGGTTGTTCTGATCGGAGCAGTTATAGGGTTAATTTTAGGATTCTTAGCTTCATACATGATTAGTTTCGTAGATAATTATCCGCTTGAAACAATGGTGTCTTTTTTACTTTTTTATGGAAGTTATCTATTATCGGAGCATTTTCATGGAAGTGGTGTAATTGCAGTTGTAATTGGAGGCATTGTGTTTGGCAATTATGGCAAGAAAATTGGAATGAGTGCTGTTACTGAAGATTACATCGCAAGTTTTTGGGACATTGTATCGTTTGTAGGAAATACGATTTTATTCCTACTAATTGGTTTAGTAGTTTATCGATTAGATGTATTTTCAAATTGGAAAGTTTCTTTAATAACGATTTTGATTGTTTTAATTGCTAGAACAATTGCAGTAAATATTAGCCTACTAAAAATAAAAACCTTTACAAATAATGAAAAGTTTCTGATTAACTGGGGCGGGTTAAAAGGTGCATTGTCAATTGCACTGGCACTAACTTTACCGGCTGATTTTCCATATAGAGAAAACATCTTGCTAATTGTATATACAAATGTAGTGTTTTCATTACTGATACAAGGTTTAAGTATTCCACGAGTAATAATGTATATAAAAAATAAAGAAAAAGTCAGACAGTAA